In Mycobacteriales bacterium, the genomic window TTGGTGCCGACGATGTCGATGTCCGCGGTACGCACGCACTTCTGGATGCTGACGGCACGCGGGTACGGCGGCGGCTCGTGGCCGAGGAAGTACGGCTTGAACGGAACCATGCCGGCGTTGACCAGGAGCAAGGTCGGGTCGTCGGCGATCAGGGACGCGGACGGGACGCGGGTGTGGCCTCGCTCTTCGAAGAACCGCGTGAACCGTCCGGAGATCTCGGCGGTCTTCATGCCGCGGCGGGTCCAGAGTGATCGTCGGTTCGCGGGTCGTCGATGCCGAGCGCCTCGCGCAGCTCCGCTTCGCGCACTGCGGCGGTGTCCTGCACCAGCTGCCACCATTCGGCGATGCGGCCGCCGACCCCGCCGGCTTGTTCGGCCATGCCCTTCGGGGTGAACCGCTGCGCCGCTTGGCTGACCTTGCGAACCGCGATCACGCCGACGGTCGCGCCGACGGCGACGTAGAACATCCGGCGCACCATCAGCCGGCCTTCCGATCGGCCCGCCGCGCGGCGCGCTGCAGCTTCATCTCACGCTTCACGGCCTCGCGGATGTCGGCGTCGTCGCGCTGCCGCATCGTCTTGCGCACGCCGTAGGAGAACGCGGCAACCTTGATCATCGGTGCGCCGAGAGTCGCCGAGAACAGGGCGCTCATCGCCCGGGCGTTCGTCGAGATCTCCTCGACGTTGGCGGCGATGGTGTCGACGCGGGCCAGCTCGGTGTTGACCTGGACCACCGACGTCGTGACCTCACCCAGCAACGGAACCGTCTGGTCGGTGACGCCGGAGACCAGCTTCGCCGCCTCGCCGATCACCTTGCCGAGCTTGACCAGGACGTAGGCGAGAAAGCAGACGAGCACGCCCCAGAAGATCGCGACGATCAGCCCCGCGACCTCTCCGCCGGACAGCCCGCCGCTGGCCTCGATCCCCATCGTTCCTCAGCTCTCGTCGGGACGGCTCGGGTCGCCGTCGCTACCCCGCCCCCGGACCGATTCCCGGAGCACGGCCAGCCGCGCAGTCGCGGCTCGTTCGGCGCCGTTGTCGGACGGGCGGTAGTACTCCCGGTCAGCGAGCTCCTCCGGCAGGTAGTTCTGCCGGACGACACCGCCCGGAAAGTCATGAGGGTATCGGTAGCCGCTGCCGTGCTGAAGACGTTTGGCTCCCGCGTAGTGCGCATCGCGCAGCGCGGCAGGCACCGGGCCGGCCTTTCCGGAGCGCACGTCCTCGCTGGCGGCGCCGATCGCCGTGGTCACCGCGTTGCTCTTGGGCGCGAGCGCGAGGTAGATCACCGCCTGCGCGAGGTTGAGCTTGGCCTCCGGCAAGCCCACGAGCTCCAGCGCGTGCGCAGCGGCGACCGCGACGCCCAGCGCATCGGGCTGGGCGAGCCCGACGTCTTCGCTGGCGAGGATCACGAGCCGCCGCGCGATGAACCGCGGGTCCTCACCTGCCTCGATCATCCGGGCCAGGTAATGCAGCCCGGCGTCGACGTCGCTGCCCCGGATGCTCTTGATGAACGCACTGATGACGTCGTAGTGCTGGTCGCCCTCCCGGTCATAGCGGACGGCGGCCCGATCGAGAGCCTGCTCCAACGTCGCGAGCTCGATCGTCGTGCCGCCGCCGGCCTGTGTCGCGGCGGCCCCGGCTTCGAGGGCGGTCAGTGCGCGGCGGCCGTCACCCGCCGCCATCGTCACGAGGTGGTCGAGCGCGTCGTCGGCGATCGTCAACGTGCCGCCAAGCCCGCGCTCGTCGGCCAACGCCCGAGCGACGACCTCCGCCACGGCCGCGTCATCGAGCGCCCGCAGGGTGAGCAGGAGCGAGCGCGACAGCAACGGCGAGATGACCGAGAAGAACGGGTTCTCGGTCGTCGCCCCCACAAATGTGACCAGACCGGACTCGACCCCGGGCAACAGGGCGTCCTGCTGCGACTTGGTGAAGCGATGCACCTCGTCCACGAACAGCACGCTGCGCTCACCGCCGAGGGCGAGCCGCTCCTTGGCCTCCTCGATCGCCGCCCTGACGTCCTTCACACCCGCAGTCACCGCCGAGAGCTCGACGAAACGTCGGCCAGTCGCCAGCAGGCGGGCGAGTGTCGTCTTGCCGGTGCCCGGCGGCCCCCACAGCAGGACGCTCGTCGCGGCACCACCTTCGACGAGCTGCCGCATCGGCGACCCGGGGCCGAGCAGATGGTCTTGTCCGACGACCTCGTCGAGCGAACGCGGCCGCATGCGCGCGGCGAGCGGCGCGACCTTGCTCAGCACGCCCTCAGCGGCGACGCTGAAGAGGTCTTCGGCCACGAAGAAAGGGTATGAGCCGCCCATGACGGCCATGCGGTTGCGATCGTTCCTTGCCGCGGCCACCCTGCTCGCCGCAGGTGCCGGGCCGGCTGCCGCCGCCGTTGCACCCGCGACCGCGGGCGAGGCGCTGCCGGCGCACGCGCTCACCGCGGTCGGCAGCTACGCGGCGGACAGTGCCTACCCGCCCAAGTGCGGGGTGTGTCACCAGAACTACCCGTACGCGAACTGGGCGCTGATCGACGGCTACGACCTTGCCGCCACCGCATCCGGTGCGCTCGAAGTGAGCCGGCTGCGTCCGAACTCGGGCGTGCTGGTCGTCGAGACGGTCGACCCCGCGACGTACCGCGTCACGTCACAGAAGACAATCCGGCTCTCCGGCGGCTGGAAGGTCGTCGACGACTATCTCGCCTCCGACGGCAGCCTCTACGTCCTCACGACGCACGCCAACAACGACGACTCCGACGCCCGCGACGTCGTCGCGGTCCGGAAGTACGACGCGTCGCTCGACCAGGTCGGCATCGCCAAGCTCACCAGCGGGGCGATCTCCGGCGGCGTGAACTTCGCGCCCGCAACCGGCGCCCCGTCGATGGCGATGCTGGGCACGCATCTGCTCGTCAACATGTCTCGGCTCGTCTACGCCACGGCAGGCCCGGGCGAGCACCACGAGGCGTCGATGGCCTTCGTGGTCGACACCGCCACGATGACCGCGGCAGCGACGGCCTCGACGTACGTGTCGCACTCGTTCAACCAATTCGTCACCACCGACGGGACGCTGGCCTACTTCCTCGACCACGGCGACGCCTATCCGCGAGCGCTCACTCTCGACGTCATCAAGGGCTATGACACCGGGCTTCCCGGCGTCTGTAGCGACTGCATGGTCAAGCGCCTCGAGATCCTGAAGTTCCCCGGCAGCGTCGGCGACAACTTCACCGGCGCGACCGCGAACGGACTCGCCGTCGGACCTTCGGGAGTGCTGACCACCGGGGTCTCGGACCCGCAGGATCACCCACTCCACGGCGTCCGCGGCAACAAGCCGTCGTACCTGCCCAACGTCTATCTGCTGTCGACCGACGTCACCGCGGGCACCACGAAGTTCGAGTGGCTGACCCGCAACCCACCACGGACCAAGACCGACATCGTCGGCCAGCCGCGCATGACCCAGGTCGGCGCCGACGCCTTCGCAATCGTCTTCGACGAAGAGCTCGGCAAGCGCCGGTCGCTGCAGTACCGGCTCGTCAACTCCGCCGGTGCTGTCCTGGCCAGCCGCAGCTGGCCAGGGCTGCACTTCGGTGCGATCAGTCAGCCGGCGCTCGTCGCCGGCCGGCTGCTGTGGGTGGCGCCGCGAACGGGTGCCACAAGTGGCGCGGACTACCTCTACGGTCTGGACGTCGCGAACCCGACGAAGCCGACGCTGCTGGCGCGCTGACCCTCGTCCCTATTCGGAGATGACGTCGATCCCGGCTTCCTTGCGCTGGTCGGGCGTGATCGGCGTCGGCGCGCCGGTCAGCGGGTCACCGCCGCTGGAGGCCTTCGGGAACGCCATCACCTCGCGGATGGCGTCGGTGCCGACCAGCTCGGCCGCCAGCCGGTCGATGCCGAACGCAATGCCGCCGTGTGGCGGCGGACCGTACTTGAACGCCTCGAGCAGGAAGCCGAACTTGTTCTGCGCCTCGTCACGGGTCAGCCCGATGGTGTCGAACACCCGCTGCTGCATCTCCCCGCGGTGGATCCTGATCGACCCGCCGCCGAGCTCCACGCCGTTCCCGACGACGTCGTAGGCCCGGGCCAGAGCGTGCTCAGGATCGACGTGGAAGGTGTCCGCCCAGTCCGCGGTCGGCCCGGTGAAGGGGTGGTGGACGGCGGTCCAGCCGCCGTCGTCCGTCGGCTCGAACATCGGGGCGCCGACGATCCAGAGGAAGCGCCACTCGCCCTCACGCAACAGGTTCTGCTGGCGCGCCACAGCGAGTCGCAATGCTCCGAGCAGCTCGAGCGTCGTACGACGCGGACCGGCCGCGAACAGGATCGCATCGCCCGCCCGAGCTCCCGCCGCCGCGGGAATCGCCTCGAGCCGATCGGCTTCGAGCTTCGTGATCGAGCCCCTCGGTTCGCCGTCCTCCGGGATCAGCAGCCAAGCGATGCCCTTCCCGCCGCGCGACTTCGCCCACTCCTGCCACTCGTCGAGCTCCCGCCGGCTGTAGGACGCGCCCCCGGGCACGACCACCGCTCCGACGTGTTCGGCCTGGAACACCCGGAACTCGGTGCCGGACATCAGGTCGGTCAGGTCGACGAGCTCGAGG contains:
- a CDS encoding DUF948 domain-containing protein; translated protein: MGIEASGGLSGGEVAGLIVAIFWGVLVCFLAYVLVKLGKVIGEAAKLVSGVTDQTVPLLGEVTTSVVQVNTELARVDTIAANVEEISTNARAMSALFSATLGAPMIKVAAFSYGVRKTMRQRDDADIREAVKREMKLQRAARRADRKAG
- a CDS encoding replication-associated recombination protein A, encoding MAEDLFSVAAEGVLSKVAPLAARMRPRSLDEVVGQDHLLGPGSPMRQLVEGGAATSVLLWGPPGTGKTTLARLLATGRRFVELSAVTAGVKDVRAAIEEAKERLALGGERSVLFVDEVHRFTKSQQDALLPGVESGLVTFVGATTENPFFSVISPLLSRSLLLTLRALDDAAVAEVVARALADERGLGGTLTIADDALDHLVTMAAGDGRRALTALEAGAAATQAGGGTTIELATLEQALDRAAVRYDREGDQHYDVISAFIKSIRGSDVDAGLHYLARMIEAGEDPRFIARRLVILASEDVGLAQPDALGVAVAAAHALELVGLPEAKLNLAQAVIYLALAPKSNAVTTAIGAASEDVRSGKAGPVPAALRDAHYAGAKRLQHGSGYRYPHDFPGGVVRQNYLPEELADREYYRPSDNGAERAATARLAVLRESVRGRGSDGDPSRPDES